The segment TCGTGGCCTGGTACACCGGTCGCATTTGAAGGTGGCGGTCAACGGTTTGTAGGGTGCTGTGAACAGCGAAGGCCGAAACCCTCAGTCCGGAGCCGTGAGGCCCGTGAGGCCGGCATACACCCTACCCCGCCACCGGTTCCACGGCCTTCGCCACCTGCCGCCGGTACCACTGGTACGTGGCGGCCAGGCCCTCCTCCAGACCGACCCGCGGCGTCCAGCCCAGCAGCCGGCGGGCCCGGTCGCTGGACAGGACGCTGTGGCGAATGTCCCCAGGCCGCGGCGGGCCGTAACGGGGCGCCGGCGAGCCCGCCACCAGCCGGCCGATGCGCTGGGCCAGCTCGCCGATGGCCGTGGCCCGGCCGCCGGCGATGTTCGCCACCACGCCGGCAGGCCCCGCCAGAGCCAGGACAAAGGCCCGGGCCACATCGCCCACGTACACGAAATCCCGGGTCTGCTGGCCGTCGCCGTGGATCACCGGCCCCCGGCCGCTCAAGGCATCCAGGAAGAACCGCGCCACCACGGGCCCCGTCTCGGGCCGCTGGCCCGGGCCGTACACGTTCCCCAGGCGGAGGATCACGGCCTCCAGCCCCGTTCCCTGGGCGTACTGCTGGATCAGCCACTCGGCCGCCAGCTTGGAGCGGCCGTAGACGGACAGGGGCTTGAGCGGGTGGTCTTCGTCAACGGGCAGTCGCTGCGGATCCCCGTACACCGCCGCCGACGAGGCGAACACCACCCGGCGCGTCCCGGCGGCCACCGCCTCCCGCACCAGGTTCAAGGTGCCGTATACATTGACGTCCACGTCCTGGTCCGGCCGCTCCAGGGAGCGCTCGACGCTGACCTGGGCGGCCAGGTGGATCACCGCCTCCGGCCGGAAGTCACGAAAGACCGCCGCCACCTCGCCGGCCTGGGTGATGTCCAGCCGTTCCACCGTCACGCCGGCAATCCGCCGGACCCGGCCTGCGGAGAAGTCGTCGACGGCCAGCACTTCGACGGGTTCGACTTCGCCGCCCAGTCTCACTCCATCGCCGCCAGCCGCTGCCGCCCTCGCCTCGCCGGCGGAGGCCACTTCCATGCCGGCTCGGGGAGCGCCGGCACCCGGGGATTCATCTCCTCCGCCGGCCGGTGCCGCGCCAACTGCTGCTCCGGCCACCGGGCCAGATCCACCCCCCGGCTCCGCCGGGCCAGCCTCACCGCCAGCTGCTGAGGCGCCGGGCCCACCCGTGGCCGCTGCGCCCCCGGCCGCACCCCCACACTCCGCCCCCGTTACTAGCTGCTGCACCACATGGGAGCCGATGAATCCTGCCGCACCCGTCACCAGAACCCGCACGAGCCGGATCGCCCTCCCCCTGCGTTCCCTAACTCAATCCCGGTCGCGGGCCGCCGCCACACCGGGCACCGCCTCAGGGGTCGCCAGCACACCCTGTGCCGCACCGCCCGGGCCCGCCCCATCGGCTGATGCAGCGCCGTGCACCGGCACATCGCCGACCGCAGCCTTGGACGCCGATCGGCCCGCCACGGCGCCGGGCACCACCGCTCCCGGCGCCCCGGCCCTAGCCGCCGCTTTACCGTCCCGGCCGAACCCATCTACCGCAGGCTGCCCGGCCGGCACCGCAGCCGCCCACGGCGCGGTGAACCGCCCGCGGCCCACGCCCCGGTAGCGGAAGCCCAGGGCCATCATCCGCTCGGGATCCAGGGCGTTGCGCCCGTCGAACACCAGCCGCGGCTCCGCCATCCGCCGGGCCGCCTCTTCCCAATCCAGCCGCACGAACTCGTCCCATTCCGTTGCCAGCACCACGGCCTGGGCGCCCTCCAAGGCTTCCAGAGCCGACGGGGTGAGATGCACCGAGGCGGGCAGCAGGGGCCGGGCCCGTTCCACCGCCTGGGGATCGGCCGCCCGCACCTCCGCGCCTTCCTCCACCAGCAAGGGGATCAGGTCCAGCGCCGGAGCCTCCCGGACGTCGTCGGTCTTGGGCTTGAAGGCCAGGCCCAGCACGGCCACCCGCACGCCCGCCAGCGACCCGAGGGCCTCCCGCAAGGCATAGAGCGGCAGCAGCCGCTGCCGGGCGTTCACCGCGATCACCGCCCGCAGCAGTTCGAAGGGGTAGTCGTACACCCGGGCCAGATGATCCAGGGCGGCCACGTCCTTGGGGAAGCAGGAGCCGCCGTAGCCAAGGCCGGCGCGGAGGAACTGGCTCCCGATGCGCGGGTCGAGGCCGATGCCCCGGGCCACCTCTTCCACGTCGGCGCCCACCCGATCGCACATGTTGGCTAGTTCATTAATGAAAGAAATCTTGGTCGCCAGGAAGGCGTTGGCGCCGTACTTGATCATCTCGGCCGTGGCGGTGTCCGTGACCACCACCGGGGCACCGTAGTGCTGGAACAGGCGGGCCACCTGCTGGGCAGCAGATGGTGAGTCACTGCCCACCACCACCCGGTCGGGGTGGAACCAGTCGTGGACGGCGCTACCCTCCCGCAAGAACTCGGGGTTCGAAACGTAGGCGATCCCCGCGGTTTCCAGGTAGCGGTGGCGCAGGCGGCGGCCCGTCCCCGGCGGCACCGTGCTCTTCATCACCACCACGGGCCCGCCCTCGGGCAGGCCATCGGAGCCGGCCGGATCGCGGCCGGCGCTTGCGGACGGGCCGGCCGCCACCGCCTTGACCTTCCGGTGTTGTTCGGCCACCCAGGCGACGGCCGCCTCCACCTGGCTGAGGTCCGCGGCCCCGCTGGCGCGCGACGGC is part of the Thermaerobacter subterraneus DSM 13965 genome and harbors:
- a CDS encoding NAD-dependent epimerase/dehydratase family protein; the encoded protein is MRLGGEVEPVEVLAVDDFSAGRVRRIAGVTVERLDITQAGEVAAVFRDFRPEAVIHLAAQVSVERSLERPDQDVDVNVYGTLNLVREAVAAGTRRVVFASSAAVYGDPQRLPVDEDHPLKPLSVYGRSKLAAEWLIQQYAQGTGLEAVILRLGNVYGPGQRPETGPVVARFFLDALSGRGPVIHGDGQQTRDFVYVGDVARAFVLALAGPAGVVANIAGGRATAIGELAQRIGRLVAGSPAPRYGPPRPGDIRHSVLSSDRARRLLGWTPRVGLEEGLAATYQWYRRQVAKAVEPVAG
- a CDS encoding UDP-glucose dehydrogenase family protein: MRITVLGMGYVGAVAAAGLARDGHQVLGIDVDPAKVERYRRAEVPFYEPGLDELVREGVASGRLQFALPAEVEPGRLGDLVFVAVGTPSRASGAADLSQVEAAVAWVAEQHRKVKAVAAGPSASAGRDPAGSDGLPEGGPVVVMKSTVPPGTGRRLRHRYLETAGIAYVSNPEFLREGSAVHDWFHPDRVVVGSDSPSAAQQVARLFQHYGAPVVVTDTATAEMIKYGANAFLATKISFINELANMCDRVGADVEEVARGIGLDPRIGSQFLRAGLGYGGSCFPKDVAALDHLARVYDYPFELLRAVIAVNARQRLLPLYALREALGSLAGVRVAVLGLAFKPKTDDVREAPALDLIPLLVEEGAEVRAADPQAVERARPLLPASVHLTPSALEALEGAQAVVLATEWDEFVRLDWEEAARRMAEPRLVFDGRNALDPERMMALGFRYRGVGRGRFTAPWAAAVPAGQPAVDGFGRDGKAAARAGAPGAVVPGAVAGRSASKAAVGDVPVHGAASADGAGPGGAAQGVLATPEAVPGVAAARDRD